The DNA sequence CATGAGACCGATGGGGACGAAGACGGCCACGAGCACCAGCGTCGTCGCGATGACGGCGAAGGCCACCTCGTTGACGCCGCGGAACGACGCGAGAAGCGGCGGTTCGCCCTCCTCGATGCGCCGGTGGATGTTCTCCAGCACCACGATGGAGTCGTCCACGAGAAGGCCGATCGCCAGCACGAGGGCCAGAGATGTCAGCAGGTTGATGGAGAACCCGAAGGCCGCGAGGACGATGAAGGCCGAGACGAGCGAGATGGGAACCGTCAGCGCGGGCACGAGCGCCGCGCGACCGCTTCCCAGGAAGACGAAGATGATGCCGATGACGAGCGCGCAGGCGATGAGGAGCGCCAGTCGCACCTCGTGGATCGCCGCCTGGATGAAGACCGAGCTGTCCCTCAGGACAGTGAGCTCCATGCCCTCGGGGAGCTGCGGCCTCACCTCCTCCATCGCGGCCTTGACGCCGCTGATGACGGCCAGCGTGTTGGCCGTCGACTGGCGGGAGACGCCGATCCCGATGGCGCTCTGGCCCTCGGCCGTGAAGCTGTCGCGGAGGTCCTCCGGCGCGACCTCGATGTCGGCGACGTCGTCGAGCCGCACGAGATAGCCGTTGCCGCGGTGGACGACCAGCCTCCGGAAGTCATCGGCGGTCCGGAACCCACGTTCCAGACGGATGGAGAACTCCCGCATCTCAGACTCGAGACGCCCGGCGGGCAGCTCCACGTTCTCAGACCTGAGAGCGCTCTCGACGTCCTGCACCGTCAGACCGCGCGCCGCCAGCGCCCGCCTGTCGAGCCACACCCTCATCGCGAAGCGCTTCCCGCCGAACACGCGGGCGTCGGCGACCCCGTCGACGATCGAGAACCGGTCCAGCAGATGCCGCTCGGCGAAGTCCGTGAGTTCCATCTGCGACATCGTCGGGTGCCAGAGCCCTATGATGAGGTCGGCCCCGCTCCCGCCGCCGCGCTTCGACACGCGCGGCGGGTCGGCCTCCTCGGGCAGCCTGCCGACGACGCGGCTCACGCGGTCGCGCACGTCGTTGGCGGCCTCGTCGATGTCGCGCTCGATGTCGAACTCGAGACTGACGCGCGAGTAGCCGTCCGAGCTGGCGGACTCGACGGTCTTGAGTCCCTCGATGCTCGAGACGGCCCCCTCGATGATCTGCGTGATCCTCGATTCCACGACGTTGGCCGCCGCGCCGCCGTAGCTGGTCGACACGCTGATGATGGGCCGGTCGATGTCGGGATACTCGCGGAGCGCGAGACGCTGGTAAGAGATGATGCCGAACACGATCAGCACCAGGCTGATGACGGTCGCGAAGACGGGTCGTTTGATGGAGAGCTCGGAGAGGACCATCAGGAGGCCCGCCCGGAGGGAGCAGCCTGCTCGGTCTCGATCCCGTCAGGTACCACGCGGACCTGCGCGCCGTCCCTCAGGCTCATCAGGCCGTCGACGACGATGGTGTCGCCCGGGGCGAGGCCGTGGGTGACCTCGACGAGGCCCACCTCGCGCGCGCCGAGCGTGACCTCACGCTGCTCGACCCGCTCCCCTCCGCGGATGACGAAGACATACTGCTTGTCGGCGTACGAGAGGAGCGCGCGTTCCGGCACGCCGGCCGCCTCGCGCGGACAGCACGTGAGCTCGACCGTCAGCAGCATCCCGCCGCGGAGTCGACGCTCCGGGTTCGGGATCGTCGCCTGCATCCCGACCGCCCGGGTGGCCGGGTCGACGCGGGGCTCCACGGCGGTGACCCGTCCGCGAAACTCCTCGTCGGGCCACGGCGTCGCCCGTCCGATGACGGTCTGGCCCACCTCGACCTGGGCGAGCAGGGCCTCCGGGACGGCGAAGTCCACCTTGACGACGCTCAGGTCGTCGAGGGTCGTGATGACCGTCCCGGGCGAGACGAGGGCCCCGGGACTGACCCGCCGTATGCCCAGCACACCGTCGAAAGGGGCCTCGATGATGCGGTCGTCGAGCCGGGCCCGCGCCGCCTCGAGCCGCGCGGCCGCCGCATCGAGATCGCCCCGGGCGACATCGAGCTCCTCCTGCGACACGAGGTCGCCGTCGCGAAGCTCCGCCACCCGGTCGAGTTCGCGCTGTCGCTCCTCGTACGCGACCCGGGCCTCCTTGACGGCCGCCGACTCCTCGGTGTGGTTGAGCTCGACCAGCACGTCACCCGCACGGGCAAGGGCTCCGTCATCGAAGTGGACCGCGGCGACCCGCTCGGTCACGGCGGGCGTGATGATGACCGACTCGTTCGGCGTCACGGTGCCGATGGCCTCCGTGCGGTCGGAGAACATCCTCGCGTCGACGACCTCGGTCGTGACGGTCGTCACGCGGGGACCCCGGGAGCGCTCATCGGCCTCCCCCCGCAGGAGGACGTAGCGCGCCGCCAGCACAAGGACCACGGCGCCGACGATGATGAGAGCGGATCTGACGAGCTTCATAGCGTTGGCCTTCCCGCGCGCCCGCTTCCGCCGCGCGCGACGATACATTCCCGAAGAGACGAGAGACCGCCCGGGCCCGTCCATCCCGGGCGGTTCTCAATATGGTCCCCTGGCGGCCCCCGCGCTACTCCAGGTCGATCTCGTGCACCTCGCCGAACGTCGAGAGCGGCACGTCGAACTGCTCCGGATCGCCGACGAAGAGCAACGTGAGGGCGTCGGGGTGCAGGTACTCGGCCGCCGCGTGCTTCACGTCCTCGATCGTCATGGTCTCGATGGCCTCAATGAAGCGCTCCGGCCTGTCGAGCGGCAGTCCCTCGTACTCATAGCGGATGAGGCGCTTGACGATCTCCGACTTCGACTCGTACTGGAACACCTGCTGGTTGAGGTACGTGTCTCTCGCCCTCCGGAACTCATCGGCCGTCGGTCCGTTCTCCTTCATCTCTTCGATGATGTCGACGATGAGACCGGCGGCACGCCCGGCCGCGTCGGCCCGCGTCTGCGACGATGCCGTGAAGAGACCATAGGTCCAGGGGTCGTCGCCGTAGCGCGAATAGGCTGCGTACGCCAGACCCTCGTCTGTCCGCACCTTCTGGGTGATGCGGGACGTGAAGCTCCCCCCGCCGAGGATGAAGTTCATCACACGGATGGCGGGAAGGTCCTCGTTCCTGCTGTTCACGCCGAGGTGGCCGATCATGATGACGGCCTGGT is a window from the Candidatus Effluviviaceae Genus V sp. genome containing:
- a CDS encoding efflux RND transporter periplasmic adaptor subunit; the protein is MDGPGRSLVSSGMYRRARRKRARGKANAMKLVRSALIIVGAVVLVLAARYVLLRGEADERSRGPRVTTVTTEVVDARMFSDRTEAIGTVTPNESVIITPAVTERVAAVHFDDGALARAGDVLVELNHTEESAAVKEARVAYEERQRELDRVAELRDGDLVSQEELDVARGDLDAAAARLEAARARLDDRIIEAPFDGVLGIRRVSPGALVSPGTVITTLDDLSVVKVDFAVPEALLAQVEVGQTVIGRATPWPDEEFRGRVTAVEPRVDPATRAVGMQATIPNPERRLRGGMLLTVELTCCPREAAGVPERALLSYADKQYVFVIRGGERVEQREVTLGAREVGLVEVTHGLAPGDTIVVDGLMSLRDGAQVRVVPDGIETEQAAPSGRAS
- a CDS encoding MMPL family transporter, which encodes MVLSELSIKRPVFATVISLVLIVFGIISYQRLALREYPDIDRPIISVSTSYGGAAANVVESRITQIIEGAVSSIEGLKTVESASSDGYSRVSLEFDIERDIDEAANDVRDRVSRVVGRLPEEADPPRVSKRGGGSGADLIIGLWHPTMSQMELTDFAERHLLDRFSIVDGVADARVFGGKRFAMRVWLDRRALAARGLTVQDVESALRSENVELPAGRLESEMREFSIRLERGFRTADDFRRLVVHRGNGYLVRLDDVADIEVAPEDLRDSFTAEGQSAIGIGVSRQSTANTLAVISGVKAAMEEVRPQLPEGMELTVLRDSSVFIQAAIHEVRLALLIACALVIGIIFVFLGSGRAALVPALTVPISLVSAFIVLAAFGFSINLLTSLALVLAIGLLVDDSIVVLENIHRRIEEGEPPLLASFRGVNEVAFAVIATTLVLVAVFVPIGLM